The Panthera tigris isolate Pti1 chromosome E3, P.tigris_Pti1_mat1.1, whole genome shotgun sequence genome segment actgcgGCGCGCTCGGCTGCACCCTGGTCTCCACCCACTAGAGGTCAGGAGCTccgctccctgccccccagtcATAAGCACCAAAAGCATTTCCAGACACTGCCAAACGTCCTCTGGGGGGCAAATCTGCTCCCAGGGTGCTCCCAGCACCGGCGTGTGGTGTGAGGCAGGGAGTGACACAACAAAAGTGCCCAGAGAAGGCTTTGCTGGGCAGGCCACTCCTGTGAGGCGGGAGAGGGAGGAAGCGGTGGGGGCGGCAGGTCGTAAGGTCAAAGGGAACAGTGGGCGCAGAGCcccctgggggtggagggtgcaGCACGGTAGAGGGCCTGGAGGAGGCCGGCAGGGACCTGCGGATATTCGGGTATCCTCGCTTTAGGAGGAACGCCACACGGCCGCTTCCCGCCGGAGGCACCCATCCACCAGCGGTCTTCTCGGAAGTCCGAGATCCACTCGTTTGCTGCGGGCGACTAAGGACCACACCGACCGGGTTCGGATTCTTACTCCGAAAGAATATGGGGACGGACCGAGATCAACTCTGGCCTCGTTCCAGGACCTGAACACTTCGTGCAgatatcttttgtgttttcttttttagaaacttCACTGAGAGAGAATTTACACATCCTAAAATTAACCCATTTCAGTGGTTCTTAGTAAATGTCTGAAAGAATCCAGTTTTCTAACATTTCATCACCGGCCTGAGGAAGGAGAGCAGTGAGGGCTCCCCTCactgtgtgtgcgcacgcgtgtggAGAACTACTTACTTGGGAATCCTGTCCTCACACAAACACGTTGACGCTCTCGCTTCATGTGTCCTTTATTATGAACAGCCAGCAATGACAGAAAGAGTATTAGGGGATTTATATTCCAATGAGCTTTTGCCTTGGAATCACTGATCGTTATACCGAAGTGCGTGTGCGGTAAAGACTGTCGGGCATGACAGCAAGCACATCAGGTACATACATATGGAATTTCCCCTTGGACGtatttagagaataaataaagcGGCAGGGGGAAGACTGCACAccaagggggggggaggggcacctgcgGGACGGGCCGGGTTCTCTCAGCGGTCACTCCCTGCTCTCCAGCAGAGACCCCGGTTCTCTCTGACCCAACGCCCAGACCTGCCACTTCTTCACCCTGTCACCGACACGGTCCCGTCCCCCTCGGCATCTTCTGGAACTCCTCACGGGCCAAACGTGCACTGCATCCCTCAGGGACTTCTTGCTTTCCTTGTAAGTGACACAGACACCCTGGGATTTACATGCAAGTAAGGGAAGGCGAAATTCGGATGCCTTCCTTCTGAACGGAGAGACCGAAGCCCCGCTTTCAGTCCCCGTGGTGGAGTCTGTGGTGCTGGTGGAGGTTTGAGCTCTGGCGAAAGCTTTTCCCACACTGGCCGCACTGGTagggcttctccccggtgtggATCCTCTGGTGCAGTTTCAGCGTTGACTGGCGCCCAAAGCAGTTCCCACACTCTCCGCACGTGTAGGGCCTCTCCCCTGTGTGCACCCGCTTGTGTCTTTTCAGCTCCGAATTCCACGTGAAGCTTTTCCCACAGTCATCACATTTGTAAGGCTTCTTTGCCGAGCGGGCCGCCTGGTGACCAAGGCGCTGCAGGCGACTGCTCAGGCTCCTTCTGCcccctttgcttttcttcagcTCTCTCAGCGGGTGGCTTTTCAGGGGGCTGCTGATGTACTCCGGTTCCCTGCAATGTCTCTGGTAGTGAGCGAATGGCTTCTGAGCATTCGGGGGGCTGACCTGCCTCCGTGACAACCGGGGTTCATTCCTATTCGCCCCTCTCGGTTCGGGACTCTGCAGACCGTTACCTTTGGGTCTGCCAGGGGACAGGGCACATGGCTTCCCTCCTTTAGCCCCCTCTGGCTGCGGATTTTCCTTGTTGTCACTTTTCATTCTGGGGGCCTCTACAATTAGAAAGAATAGGTTTCATTTCCTGGGCTCTGAAGAAAGGACCTCAGCAAAAGAGCTAAGAAACATTCTCGAAGTGTGGTCCTCTCCTGGCAACTTGCATTCGACTCATCTGGGCCACCTGTTACGCAAGCAGGCTGTCCCTGCATCCCCACAGCTATGGAGTCAGGATCTCTGGGGGGGGTGGGACCTGGAAATCTGCATGGTTAACAGGTTCCTGGGGTGATTCTAATTCGTATTAGAGTTAGGAACCAAGTTCCCCAACCCCATGTCTTCTTCCGACCTTTAGGGAAAggttagggaaagaaaaaatatggaaaagcaaaCCCATCAGCCCTAGCATTAATTAACAAATGGAAATAAGGGAGAGAGTTGGAATTTCAACACTGCAACACACTCACTCACATGGACACTGAGCGATCGCCACGGTTTCTTTAAATAATGGGAAATGCAGCAAACGTGGCATGTTCGTTCATTAGAAACGTGACGGCATTAGGGTTAAAAACCGTAACACAGGCTAGGTATGTATCCTGACTTCAGAAACTCCACAGTTTGTGACCATCACGATTGAGGATTGGGATGGAAACGAGCTGGAATGTCTGTGGGCAGGTAGAAGGATCTGGAGTTGTGCTACCCTGTAGGATTCCTGCCAGGTGGGAAGGATACACGTGTATGGGTACCTGTGCACGTGCTATTCAACAGGGTAGCCACTAGCCACCTAGAGCTACTGAGtccctgaaatgtggctagtgtgactgagaaaccccattttacatttcatttaattttcattaatttaagtCCAGATTTAAATGAGCAGCCTATACAATTATGGTCAACTGCTTTTCAACAAGGTTGTCGACACAATTCAATGGGGAGAGAGTACTTCTTTCAATAAAAGcggctgggacaactggatatccacttGGAAAAGAATGAGGGTGGACCCTTGCCTCGTAACACAACAAACAACAACCCCAAATGGATCAAAGGCCTAAATATGAGAGCTAAACCAATGTCCCTTTGAACAAAACACTGGCGTAAATCTCTGTGACTCTGGATTAGACAATGGTATTTTAGATATGTCACCAAGAACACGAGCAagctaacaaaaaaataaattggacttgatcaaaattagaaacatttgTGCTTCAAAGTATACTATTCAGGAAGTGAAAGGACAACCCGAAGTGggaaaaaatacttgtaaattatatatataagacTCTAGTATCCAAGATATACAGAGaactcttaaaacaaaaagactaatgCAAATGAGagatgggcaaaggatctgaatggatacttctccaaagaagatacacgaCTGATCAGTaagcacatggaaaaatgctcaacgtcattggccatcagggaaataaaatctccatgagataccacttcaccccTAATGGGAGTGACAAGTGCCGACAAGGACGTGGGGAAATCAGAATCCTCCCAGGGACTGCTGGCGGGAACGTAAAATGGCgcagccgttctggaaaacagtctggcatttCCTCGAAAGGTTAAGCATagttaccgtatgacccagctATGCCACTCCGAGGTATACGGCCAACAGAAATGACAACATGACCACACAAAAacgtgtacacaaatgttcacagcagcatgatttataatagccaaaaaatggaaataccccaaatgcccatcaactgacgcATAAACACCGTGTCTGTATAATGGAAAATCCACCATAAAAGGAACAAAGTAGTGAATGATACgtattacaacatggatgaaccgtGAAAACATTACGCtcagggaaagaagccagtcacaaaacagCACAACAAATGTGATtctgaaatatccagaacaggcaaatccagagacagaaagtacacagtggttgccaggggctggaagaagGGGCAATGGAGAGTGACTGCCAATGGGTCTGGGTTTCTTTTTGAAGCTACAAAAATATCCAAGAATTAGAGGGGATGGTCGCACAAGTGCacaaatacactaaaaaccactgaactgtatactttgaAGGGGTGAATTTTAGAGCATGTGAATTCTAtctccataaataaaatttaaatagccacctgTGGCCAGCAGCAACTACACTGAGCAGGGCAGCTCTGACGGAAGGCACTGCTGATGTTCGGGGTGAAGAATGTGAGAATGTACCTACAGCGATCAAATAAAAGAAGATGGAGCCCGAATGCACACGGAGCTGCCTGTGATGAGGCAGGAGAAGGGAGTGTGCAGGCCCAGGAGCACGAAGTCCATAGGTTATGGGTCAGGACCTCAGCCAGGATCACAGTACTTTTCCACTGGATGCCCCAGGTCTTctccattattatttattttttatggttatttattttgagagagaacgtgagcaggggagagacacagagacaggaagagagagaatcccaagcaggctctgcactgtcagcatagagcccagcgcagggctcgaccccatgaacagtgagatcatgacctgagtagaaatcaagagttgacgctcaactgactgagcaccctgcacaccccccccgcccccacccagcaccTTGGTCTTCTCCATTCTTAAGTTCCAAGAATAACCAAATTCAAGTATTTCACCGAATGTAGCAAATCTTAAAAAATCAACGCGTTCTAGCCTTCTGGTAACTTTTTGCTCTAACTTGCTGACCAGCCTCTGTATTCACATCACTAAGGTTGGCCAAAGTGTCACTGTCATTTGGTCTTCGAGTACAGCAGGGCTAACAATTCCTGGCATTGTACCAGAGACAGGTGGGGAAATAGACATAAGACatcacagggagaggaagaggctgaAGATATTATGGAGCGGGACATTTCCTTTAATGAGCCTAACATTCTTTAGGCGCTTTCTAAACATGGGACCATCTTAAGTGATGAAACTCAGCCAAGGTTTGCATGGATGTTCATCAGTGGCCATATGTGGATCTGTCTTCACTGTGAGAAGCtctgaaaggaacagaaaagtagGACCTAGATAATCCTATTGTGTACTGCAGTGTTAGAGTCATTAAGAGACACTGAAAGAAACGTACTTCTTGTGTACAGTATTGCTACCATTCTAATCTGTGAAATTTGTTAGGGAATAAAGCTCTCCtgttatataaaacattaaacaaactcAACGCAAGGTCTATGGCTTTTCAGAACGAGATAATCTGCTGGAGGTAAAGGACTTAGGGAGAGAAGAGGCATCAAGTGTTTACCTGTACCAGCCAATCTGGGGCTTGGTTCCTGGAGGAGTGTGGATTTTTCCCAATGATGAGAGCTCAGCTGGTCCGGAGATCCCGCCTGGGAAGGCTCCTCCAGAGCACTCTCCCGGGGAAACCTCCTAGGAGTTTGCAGTTGAAAGTCTGGTAGTTCCTGTTCTCCAAGCTGAGATCCAGTTTTCTCCAAGAGCACTTTCTGCCCCTGCATACACACGGCCACCTAGGAACAAGCCCTATGCATTAGAGTGCAGCCAGAGGACTCAGTAGAGAGGAGCATGACACCTCTCACTGCTCTGTGATGACCCCTTTACCCCGGGAATTCCTGATAACAGCCTGGAGGTCAACTTGGAAAGACTTCGGAGACTCTCAaaggaagcaaagggaaggaCATGCAGAATGATTAGAGAGGCTGCTTCACATCAGCCAGTATTTCTCGAGTGGGTGCCCCTAAAGCATGAGTCTTTCAGAGTCAACACAGAGAAGGCACAAATATCAGGGTTAGTCATGACACTGGCCCAGCAGATGGTCACCCTATGTCCATGTGCCTCCCTACTTCTACTGGAAACAGGTCCTGCTGGATGG includes the following:
- the ZNF174 gene encoding zinc finger protein 174 isoform X1, producing MAAKMEITLSSQSHIQASSKPERHIITKLEEKRGPTLQKDRPDPELSRQSFRRFCYQEVTGPQEALARLQQLCRQWLQPELHTKEQILELLVLEQFLNILPSEIQARVRHRCPMSCREIVTLVEDFQRAAKRPKQWVAVCMQGQKVLLEKTGSQLGEQELPDFQLQTPRRFPRESALEEPSQAGSPDQLSSHHWEKSTLLQEPSPRLAGTEAPRMKSDNKENPQPEGAKGGKPCALSPGRPKGNGLQSPEPRGANRNEPRLSRRQVSPPNAQKPFAHYQRHCREPEYISSPLKSHPLRELKKSKGGRRSLSSRLQRLGHQAARSAKKPYKCDDCGKSFTWNSELKRHKRVHTGERPYTCGECGNCFGRQSTLKLHQRIHTGEKPYQCGQCGKSFRQSSNLHQHHRLHHGD